The genomic DNA TATCGTTCAGTTCGTGCAGGATCTGCTTCAGGCCGCTGCGGTACACGTTAAAAAAGGTATAAAAGCCCAGCAGCACGCCATCCACCGACACATACACGGTGGTTTTCAGCGCTTCTTTCGCAGCCGGAACGCCCAGGTAAGCCGCAGAACCAACCCGCACCAGGCGGCCGTTCACTTCGCCAACCAAGCCCTTGCCGGTAAGCTCCCGGAAGTGCTGTACTTCCTTCACCTCGCCGGCCATACTTTGGAAAATGCGCTGGCTAAGCGGGTGCGTGGAGTGGCGCAACACCGATTTTATACTTTGTGCCTGCTCCGGCAGCAGCGCCTTTCCTGTGTAAACCAGCTCTGCTGCAGTAGGTTCTGTCAGTGTGCCGGTCTTGTCGAAAACCACGGTATCGATCTTAGCCAGCGTTTCGACTACAGCCGTATTTTTGAGGTAAAACTTATTCTTTCCGAAAATGCGGAGCGTATTGCCGTGCACAAACGGCGTGGAAAGCGACAGCGCGCAGGGGCAAGCAATAATCAGCACCGAAATAAATGCTTTCATGGCTATATCGGTATCGCGGGGCACCCAGTAAATGAGGGCACCGGCGGCTACCAGAAACGTGGCAAGTATAAACCATTTCGCGGCCACGTTGGCGTACGTGTCTATTCCCTGCGATTCGTTTTTAGAGAAAACAGCGTTGTTCCAGAGCTGTGTCAGGTAGCCCTGCGAAACTTCCTTCACCACTTCCAGCTCAATGCTTTCGCCCACCTGCCGGCCACCGGCATAGATCACCTCGCCCGTTACTTTCTCTACCGGCTCCGACTCACCGGACACAAAACTGTAGTCGATCATGGCCTGGCCGCGCAGCAGGATGGCATCTGCCGGTATAAGCTCCTGGTTGCGGATGCGGATGCGGTCGCCCACCTGCAGGTTGCGTACTGCCACCGATTCTTCCTGGCCCTGCTCCTTTAGCACGGTAATGGAAACCGGGAAATAAGAAGTATAATCACGGTCGAAGGAAAGCGTGTCGTAGGTTTTCTGCTGGAAATATTTGCCGATCAGCATAAAGAATACCAGGCCGGTAAACGAATCGAGGTAGCCGACTCCCTGCTTAAAAACGATCTGGTACACACTAACCAGAAACAGGGCTGCCAGCCCCAGCGAAATAGGCATATCGATGTTCACGACGCGCTGCCGGATGCCCTGCCAAGCCGTTGTAAAGAAGCCACGGGCACTGAAAAGCAGCACCGGCACCGAAAGCAGCAGACTCAGGTAGCCAAAGAACTGGCCATACGTTTGCTGGATGCCTTCGCCGGCCAGGTAATCCGGGAAAGCCAGCAACATCACGTTGCCGAAGCAAAAACCGGCTATACCCAGTTTATAGATAACCCCGCGGTTTGGCTTGGTAGCTTTTTTGCCTTCGGTATCGGCCAGCGTAATGGCCGGCTCGTAGCCGATGCGGGCCAGCAGCTGCACCACCTCACGGAGCGTGGTTTGCTGGTGCAGGTAGGTGATGGAAACCTCTTTGCGCAGGAAGTTAACAGTAGAGGCTGAAACACCCGGGTTGAGCTTGAACAGGTTTTCGAGCAGCCAGATACAGGAGCTGCAGTGCATCTGCGGCACATATAAAGTAAGCTTGCAGATGCTGTCGTTGCGGAAGCTGATGAGCTGCGTCGTTACGCCGGCATCGTCCAGGTAAGCAAAGCGCGACTCGGCAACAGGCTGCTTGCCCGTAATGCCCGGGGTCTGCTCCAGGTTATAGTAGGTGCAGAGGTTGTTTTCCTCCAGCAGTTCATACACGGTTTTGCAGCCGTCGCAGCAGAAGACTTTGTCGTGCGCTTCGATTGGGCCATCATTGCAGGTGTCCCCGCAATGGTAGCAATGCTGGATATCGGTTTGGAGTGCGGCTTCCATCTGGATTTTCCTTTTATAGTTCAACTACAAAGGTAGCGGCACGGCAGGGCCGGAAAGATGACAAAAGTCAGTACACGGGGTGATGGTTGTCAGCAGCAACAGGCCTGGCAGGCGCTATCTTTGTAACATCAAATAAAACAAAAGCCCTTACCGGCCATGTAGTTTGATTTAAAGTTAAGTGTTTAGTTTTAGTATAGGTGTAAGCGCTACACCAGGTAGACATAGCGCGAAAAGGCAGGTTACGTTGTAGCCTGCCTTTTCTGATTTTGCTATTTTTAAATGGCTTGCGCAGGATAGGCTCTTAGTTGTGCCAGGTGGAGGTTTATATTTTTGTTTACTGATTGGATGCCTGCAGTTTGTCTGAATCAGGATTCGCAGGATTCAGGGATAAGCAGGATTACACTTTAGCTTACTTACTGTTGTGAAATGTACCGGCTATAATACCCTAACCTAGCCCAAAGCCGTCAACCTATGGGCATTAATGCTGTCATCTCGACGCTAGGAGAGATGACACAATTTGCCTAAGCTAACGCCTGGCTTGTGGCTCATCCAAAGCAGAAAAGTTCACGAACAATGTACGTCTTCTTGATGAGACTGAAGATGGGTTAAATTACAGCCAAATGGTAACTTAAATTTAAGTAGCTTACTTATACATCAAACTTAAAGCATTTAGCTGGCTTTTCGCCTCGCCGGCTGGGCCCTACTTTTCTCCTTGATGAGAAAAGTAGGCAAAAGAATCAAGACAATTTTGAACTCGCTGACGCTCAAACAAAAAATTGTCAAGTACTGC from Pontibacter liquoris includes the following:
- a CDS encoding heavy metal translocating P-type ATPase, coding for MEAALQTDIQHCYHCGDTCNDGPIEAHDKVFCCDGCKTVYELLEENNLCTYYNLEQTPGITGKQPVAESRFAYLDDAGVTTQLISFRNDSICKLTLYVPQMHCSSCIWLLENLFKLNPGVSASTVNFLRKEVSITYLHQQTTLREVVQLLARIGYEPAITLADTEGKKATKPNRGVIYKLGIAGFCFGNVMLLAFPDYLAGEGIQQTYGQFFGYLSLLLSVPVLLFSARGFFTTAWQGIRQRVVNIDMPISLGLAALFLVSVYQIVFKQGVGYLDSFTGLVFFMLIGKYFQQKTYDTLSFDRDYTSYFPVSITVLKEQGQEESVAVRNLQVGDRIRIRNQELIPADAILLRGQAMIDYSFVSGESEPVEKVTGEVIYAGGRQVGESIELEVVKEVSQGYLTQLWNNAVFSKNESQGIDTYANVAAKWFILATFLVAAGALIYWVPRDTDIAMKAFISVLIIACPCALSLSTPFVHGNTLRIFGKNKFYLKNTAVVETLAKIDTVVFDKTGTLTEPTAAELVYTGKALLPEQAQSIKSVLRHSTHPLSQRIFQSMAGEVKEVQHFRELTGKGLVGEVNGRLVRVGSAAYLGVPAAKEALKTTVYVSVDGVLLGFYTFFNVYRSGLKQILHELNDKQLAVLSGDNDHEAARLQELLGPEAELNFSQSPMQKLAYIQQLKDANRHVLMVGDGLNDAGALRQSDVGIALTNSITNFSPSCDAILDASAFDKLSRFIRFSKKSMNIILGSFAVSLVYNAVGLTFAVMGLFSPIVSAILMPISSLSVILFATLSVRIAAKRAGL